One Cervus canadensis isolate Bull #8, Minnesota chromosome 1, ASM1932006v1, whole genome shotgun sequence genomic window carries:
- the UNC13D gene encoding protein unc-13 homolog D isoform X3, whose translation MDPSHGRPGDKEGGPGAGPPGGLPREQIEPSSHHLSPEERALLYEEALYTVLYRLGQPEPNHVRESSELLRYLQEAFRMDPEEHQQMLKCVQQLEKPVFCLKATVKQAKGILGKDVSGFSDPYCLLGIEQGMTVSGGSPGLRRRQKAVVRHTIPEEETHRTQVITQTLNPVWDETFILEFEDISNASFHLDMWDMDTVESVRQKLGELTDLHGLRRIFKEARKDKGQDDFLGNVVLRLQDLRCREDHWYPLEPCTDTYPDRGQCHLQFQFIHKRRATKASRSQPSYTVHLHLLQQLVSHEVTQHQAGSTSWDGLLSSQAATILFLHATQKDLSDFHRSLAQWLAYSRLYQTLEFPSSCLLFPITSIEYQWIQGRLKAEQLEELATSFSSLLAYGLSLIRRFRSVFPLSVPDSPARLQSLLRVLVQMCKMKAFGELCPDSPPLPSLVTEALRAGTVGWFHLKQQHHQPMVQGLLEMGKALLSLVQDIIGDLHQCQRTWNKIFHNVLKIDLFSMAFLELQWLVAKRVQDHIALVGSSVTPEVGESLFQLYISLKELYQLGPLPSERDGVLALEGFHRWFQPAIPSWLQKTYSEALARVQRAVQMDQLVPLGELTKHSTSAVDLSTCFAQISHTAQQLDWPDPEEAFMITVKFVEDTCRLALVYCSLIKARARELSAGQKDQGQAANMLCVVVNDMEQLRLVIGKLPAQLAWEALEQRVGAVLEQEQLRNTLHAQLQGALAGLGHEIRTGVRTLAEQLEAGIAKHIQKLVGIRESVLPEDAILPLMKFLEVKLCYMNTNLVQENFSSLLSLLWTHTLTVLAEVAASQRSCLLASSRLKFALQNLEICFYAEGCGLPPEALHTATFQALQRDLELQAASSRELVNRYFCCRLQQQAATTSEELGAVTVKASYSPSEQKLRVELLSASNLLPLDSNAWCPLSRARRTGRASCSRCWTTTRWGPMTWRGRPSCRCAPCPAWQGRRSLARCLRPACPSPTPDLTGIRSCSCWRAGRVTARPRRLCGCGGSGPSRPPSSRGGSGGGSVPGGAVWVLLPQCSPPAWPNTLEGPFGSGEPQCVGASAARAGAQ comes from the exons ATGGACCCGAGCCACGGCAGGCCAGGGGACAAGGAAGGTGGCCCGGGGGCTGGACCCCCAGGAGGCCTGCCGCGGGAACAG ATCGAGCCTTCATCCCACCACTTGTCGCCTGAGGAG CGGGCCCTGCTCTACGAGGAAGCTCTCTACACCGTCCTGTACCGGCTGGGGCAGCCCGAGCCCAACCATGTGAGGGAGTCCTCCGAGCTGCTGCGGTACCTGCAGGAG GCCTTCCGCATGGATCCCGAGGAACATCAGCAGATGCTAAAGTGTGTCCAGCAGCTCGAG AAACCAGTCTTTTGTCTGAAGGCAACGGTGAAACAAGCCAAGGGTATCCTGGGCAAGGATGTCAGCG ggttcAGTGACCCCTACTGCCTGCTGGGCATCGAGCAGGGGATGACGGTGTCCGGGGGTAGCCCGGGGCTCCGGCGCCGGCAGAAAGCTGTGGTGAGGCACACCATCCCCGAGGAGGAGACCCACCGCACCCAGGTCATCACCCAGACGCTCAACCCTGTCTGGGACGAGACCTTCATCCT AGAGTTTGAGGACATAAGCAACGCCAGCTTTCATCTGGACATGTG GGACATGGACACTGTGGAGTCTGTCAGACAGAAGCTTGGGGAGCTCACAGACCTGCATGGGCTGAGAAG GATATTTAAGGAGGCCCGGAAGGACAAAGGCCAGGACGACTTTCTGGGGAACGTGGTTCTCAGACTACAG GATCTGCGCTGCCGTGAGGATCACTGGTACCCCCTGGAGCCCTGCACAGACACCTACCCGGACCGCGGTCAGTGTCACCTCCAGTTCCAGTTTATCCACAAGCGG AGAGCCACCAAGGCCAGCCGCTCCCAGCCCAGCTACACGGTGCACCTCCACCTCCTGCAGCAGCTGGTGTCCCACGAGGTCACCCAGCACCAG GCCGGCAGCACCTCCTGGGATGGGTTGTTGAGCTCCCAGGCGGCCACCATCCTCTTCCTCCACGCCACGCAGAAGGACCTGTCGGACTTCCACCGGTCCCTGGC GCAGTGGCTGGCCTACAGCCGTCTCTACCAGACCCTGGAGTTCCCTAGCAGCTGCCTCCTGTTCCCCATCACCAGCATCGAATACCAGTGGATCCAGGGCCGACTCAAGGCCGAGCAG CTGGAGGAGCTGGCCACCTCGTTCAGCTCCCTGCTGGCCTATGGCCTCTCCCTCATCCGGAGGTTCCGGTCTGTCTTTCCCCTCTCGGTGCCTGACTCCCCAGCCCGGCTGCAGTCCCTCCTCAG GGTCTTGGTACAGATGTGCAAGATGAAGGCCTTTGGGGAACTGTGCCCGGACAGCCCCCCCCTGCCCAGCCTGGTGACCGAGGCGCTGCGG GCTGGCACCGTGGGATGGTTCCACCTGAAGCAGCAGCATCATCAGCCCATGGTGCAG GGGCTGCTGGAGATGGGCAAGGCCTTACTGAGCCTGGTACAGGACATCATTGGCGACCTGCACCAGTGTCAGCGCACATGGAACAAGATCTTCCATAA CGTGCTCAAGATCGACCTCTTCTCCATGGCTTTCCTGGAGTTGCAGTGGCTG GTGGCCAAGCGGGTGCAGGACCACATCGCGTTGGTGGGCAGCTCGGTGACCCCAGAGGTAGGCGAGAGCCTGTTCCAGCTCTACATCAGCCTCAAGGAGCTCTACCAGCTGGGCCCGCTCCCCTCGGAGAG GGATGGCGTCCTGGCCCTGGAAGGCTTCCACCGCTGGTTCCAGCCAGCCATCCCGTCCTGGCTGCAGAAAACCTACAGCGAGGCCCTGGCGCGCGTGCAGCGCGCGGTACAGATGGACCAG CTGGTGCCCCTGGGGGAGCTGACCAAGCACAGCACGTCGGCTGTGGATCTGTCCACCTGCTTCGCCCAGATCAGCCACACTGCCCAGCAGCTGGACTGGCCTGACCCGGAGGAGGCCTTCATGATCACTGTCAAGTTCGTGGAG GACACCTGTCGGCTGGCCCTGGTGTACTGCAGCCTTATAAAGGCCCGTGCCCGGGAGctctctgcaggccagaaggaccAAGGCCAGGCAGCCAACATG CTGTGCGTGGTGGTGAATGACATGGAGCAGCTGCGGCTGGTGATCGGCAAGCTGCCCGCCCAGCTGGCATGGGAGGCGCTGGAGCAGCGGGTGGGGGCTGTGCTGGAGCAGGAGCAGCTGCGGAACACCCTGCATGCCCAGCTGCAGGGCGCCCTGGCGGGGCTGGGCCACGAGATCCGCACCGGCGTCCGCACCTTGGCCGAGCAG CTGGAGGCGGGCATTGCCAAGCACATCCAGAAACTCGTGGGCATCAGGGAGTCCGTCCTGCCTGAAGAC GCCATTCTGCCCCTGATGAAGTTCCTGGAGGTGAAGCTCTGCTACATGAACACCAACTTGGTGCAGGAGAACTTCAGCAG CCTCCTGAGTCTGCTCTGGACACACACGCTCACGGTGCTGGCAGAAGTGGCTGCCTCCCAGCGGAGCTGCCTCCTGGCCTCTAGCAGGCTGAAGTTTGCACTACAG AACCTGGAGATCTGCTTTTACGCAGAGGGCTGTGGCCTGCCGCCCGAGGCCTTGCACACCGCCACCTTTCAG GCTCTGCAGAGGGACCTGGAGCTGCAGGCGGCCTCCAGTCGGGAGCTCGTCAACAGGTACTTCTGCTGCCGCCTCCAGCAGCAG GCAGCAACCACCTCCGAAGAGCTCGGGGCCGTCACCGTCAAAGCCTCCTACAGCCCCTCCGAGCAGAAGCTGCGTGTGGAGCTGCTCAGCGCCTCCAACCTGCTGCCCCTGGACTCCAATG CCTGGTGCCCGCTGAGCCGTGCCAGAAGGACGGGGCGTGCCTCCTGCTCACGGTGCTGGACCACGACACGCTGGGGACCGATGACCTGGAGGGGGAGGCCTTCCTGCCGCTGCGCTCCGTGCCCGGCCTggcagggacggaggagcctggcgaggtGCCTCAGACCCGCCTGCCCCTCACCTACCCCGGACCTGACG GGGATCCGATCCTGCAGCTGCTGGAGAGCCGGAAGGGTGACCGCGAGGCCCAGGCGTTTGTGCGGCTGCGGCGGCAGCGGGCCAAGCAGGCCTCCCAGCAGCCGGGGCGGTAGCGGTGGAGGCTCGGTGCCTGGGGGGGCAGTCTGGGTTCTCCTGCCACAGTGCAGCCCTCCCGCCTGGCCTAACACCCTAGAAGGGCCCTTTGGGTCTGGGGAGCCCCAGTGTGTGGGGGCTTCTGCTGCCAGAGCCGGGGCCCAGTGA
- the UNC13D gene encoding protein unc-13 homolog D isoform X1, whose translation MATLFSRPQRRPPLLRQAIKIRRHRVRDLQDPRPPRAQEIEPSSHHLSPEERALLYEEALYTVLYRLGQPEPNHVRESSELLRYLQEAFRMDPEEHQQMLKCVQQLEKPVFCLKATVKQAKGILGKDVSGFSDPYCLLGIEQGMTVSGGSPGLRRRQKAVVRHTIPEEETHRTQVITQTLNPVWDETFILEFEDISNASFHLDMWDMDTVESVRQKLGELTDLHGLRRIFKEARKDKGQDDFLGNVVLRLQDLRCREDHWYPLEPCTDTYPDRGQCHLQFQFIHKRRATKASRSQPSYTVHLHLLQQLVSHEVTQHQAGSTSWDGLLSSQAATILFLHATQKDLSDFHRSLAQWLAYSRLYQTLEFPSSCLLFPITSIEYQWIQGRLKAEQLEELATSFSSLLAYGLSLIRRFRSVFPLSVPDSPARLQSLLRVLVQMCKMKAFGELCPDSPPLPSLVTEALRAGTVGWFHLKQQHHQPMVQGLLEMGKALLSLVQDIIGDLHQCQRTWNKIFHNVLKIDLFSMAFLELQWLVAKRVQDHIALVGSSVTPEVGESLFQLYISLKELYQLGPLPSERDGVLALEGFHRWFQPAIPSWLQKTYSEALARVQRAVQMDQLVPLGELTKHSTSAVDLSTCFAQISHTAQQLDWPDPEEAFMITVKFVEDTCRLALVYCSLIKARARELSAGQKDQGQAANMLCVVVNDMEQLRLVIGKLPAQLAWEALEQRVGAVLEQEQLRNTLHAQLQGALAGLGHEIRTGVRTLAEQLEAGIAKHIQKLVGIRESVLPEDAILPLMKFLEVKLCYMNTNLVQENFSSLLSLLWTHTLTVLAEVAASQRSCLLASSRLKFALQNLEICFYAEGCGLPPEALHTATFQALQRDLELQAASSRELVNRYFCCRLQQQAATTSEELGAVTVKASYSPSEQKLRVELLSASNLLPLDSNAWCPLSRARRTGRASCSRCWTTTRWGPMTWRGRPSCRCAPCPAWQGRRSLARCLRPACPSPTPDLTGIRSCSCWRAGRVTARPRRLCGCGGSGPSRPPSSRGGSGGGSVPGGAVWVLLPQCSPPAWPNTLEGPFGSGEPQCVGASAARAGAQ comes from the exons ATGGCTACCCTCTTCTCCCGGCCCCAGCGGCGCCCTCCCCTCTTGCGCCAGGCCATCAAGATAAGGCGCCACAGGGTCAGAGATCTGCAGGATCCCCGGCCCCCACGGGCTCAGGAG ATCGAGCCTTCATCCCACCACTTGTCGCCTGAGGAG CGGGCCCTGCTCTACGAGGAAGCTCTCTACACCGTCCTGTACCGGCTGGGGCAGCCCGAGCCCAACCATGTGAGGGAGTCCTCCGAGCTGCTGCGGTACCTGCAGGAG GCCTTCCGCATGGATCCCGAGGAACATCAGCAGATGCTAAAGTGTGTCCAGCAGCTCGAG AAACCAGTCTTTTGTCTGAAGGCAACGGTGAAACAAGCCAAGGGTATCCTGGGCAAGGATGTCAGCG ggttcAGTGACCCCTACTGCCTGCTGGGCATCGAGCAGGGGATGACGGTGTCCGGGGGTAGCCCGGGGCTCCGGCGCCGGCAGAAAGCTGTGGTGAGGCACACCATCCCCGAGGAGGAGACCCACCGCACCCAGGTCATCACCCAGACGCTCAACCCTGTCTGGGACGAGACCTTCATCCT AGAGTTTGAGGACATAAGCAACGCCAGCTTTCATCTGGACATGTG GGACATGGACACTGTGGAGTCTGTCAGACAGAAGCTTGGGGAGCTCACAGACCTGCATGGGCTGAGAAG GATATTTAAGGAGGCCCGGAAGGACAAAGGCCAGGACGACTTTCTGGGGAACGTGGTTCTCAGACTACAG GATCTGCGCTGCCGTGAGGATCACTGGTACCCCCTGGAGCCCTGCACAGACACCTACCCGGACCGCGGTCAGTGTCACCTCCAGTTCCAGTTTATCCACAAGCGG AGAGCCACCAAGGCCAGCCGCTCCCAGCCCAGCTACACGGTGCACCTCCACCTCCTGCAGCAGCTGGTGTCCCACGAGGTCACCCAGCACCAG GCCGGCAGCACCTCCTGGGATGGGTTGTTGAGCTCCCAGGCGGCCACCATCCTCTTCCTCCACGCCACGCAGAAGGACCTGTCGGACTTCCACCGGTCCCTGGC GCAGTGGCTGGCCTACAGCCGTCTCTACCAGACCCTGGAGTTCCCTAGCAGCTGCCTCCTGTTCCCCATCACCAGCATCGAATACCAGTGGATCCAGGGCCGACTCAAGGCCGAGCAG CTGGAGGAGCTGGCCACCTCGTTCAGCTCCCTGCTGGCCTATGGCCTCTCCCTCATCCGGAGGTTCCGGTCTGTCTTTCCCCTCTCGGTGCCTGACTCCCCAGCCCGGCTGCAGTCCCTCCTCAG GGTCTTGGTACAGATGTGCAAGATGAAGGCCTTTGGGGAACTGTGCCCGGACAGCCCCCCCCTGCCCAGCCTGGTGACCGAGGCGCTGCGG GCTGGCACCGTGGGATGGTTCCACCTGAAGCAGCAGCATCATCAGCCCATGGTGCAG GGGCTGCTGGAGATGGGCAAGGCCTTACTGAGCCTGGTACAGGACATCATTGGCGACCTGCACCAGTGTCAGCGCACATGGAACAAGATCTTCCATAA CGTGCTCAAGATCGACCTCTTCTCCATGGCTTTCCTGGAGTTGCAGTGGCTG GTGGCCAAGCGGGTGCAGGACCACATCGCGTTGGTGGGCAGCTCGGTGACCCCAGAGGTAGGCGAGAGCCTGTTCCAGCTCTACATCAGCCTCAAGGAGCTCTACCAGCTGGGCCCGCTCCCCTCGGAGAG GGATGGCGTCCTGGCCCTGGAAGGCTTCCACCGCTGGTTCCAGCCAGCCATCCCGTCCTGGCTGCAGAAAACCTACAGCGAGGCCCTGGCGCGCGTGCAGCGCGCGGTACAGATGGACCAG CTGGTGCCCCTGGGGGAGCTGACCAAGCACAGCACGTCGGCTGTGGATCTGTCCACCTGCTTCGCCCAGATCAGCCACACTGCCCAGCAGCTGGACTGGCCTGACCCGGAGGAGGCCTTCATGATCACTGTCAAGTTCGTGGAG GACACCTGTCGGCTGGCCCTGGTGTACTGCAGCCTTATAAAGGCCCGTGCCCGGGAGctctctgcaggccagaaggaccAAGGCCAGGCAGCCAACATG CTGTGCGTGGTGGTGAATGACATGGAGCAGCTGCGGCTGGTGATCGGCAAGCTGCCCGCCCAGCTGGCATGGGAGGCGCTGGAGCAGCGGGTGGGGGCTGTGCTGGAGCAGGAGCAGCTGCGGAACACCCTGCATGCCCAGCTGCAGGGCGCCCTGGCGGGGCTGGGCCACGAGATCCGCACCGGCGTCCGCACCTTGGCCGAGCAG CTGGAGGCGGGCATTGCCAAGCACATCCAGAAACTCGTGGGCATCAGGGAGTCCGTCCTGCCTGAAGAC GCCATTCTGCCCCTGATGAAGTTCCTGGAGGTGAAGCTCTGCTACATGAACACCAACTTGGTGCAGGAGAACTTCAGCAG CCTCCTGAGTCTGCTCTGGACACACACGCTCACGGTGCTGGCAGAAGTGGCTGCCTCCCAGCGGAGCTGCCTCCTGGCCTCTAGCAGGCTGAAGTTTGCACTACAG AACCTGGAGATCTGCTTTTACGCAGAGGGCTGTGGCCTGCCGCCCGAGGCCTTGCACACCGCCACCTTTCAG GCTCTGCAGAGGGACCTGGAGCTGCAGGCGGCCTCCAGTCGGGAGCTCGTCAACAGGTACTTCTGCTGCCGCCTCCAGCAGCAG GCAGCAACCACCTCCGAAGAGCTCGGGGCCGTCACCGTCAAAGCCTCCTACAGCCCCTCCGAGCAGAAGCTGCGTGTGGAGCTGCTCAGCGCCTCCAACCTGCTGCCCCTGGACTCCAATG CCTGGTGCCCGCTGAGCCGTGCCAGAAGGACGGGGCGTGCCTCCTGCTCACGGTGCTGGACCACGACACGCTGGGGACCGATGACCTGGAGGGGGAGGCCTTCCTGCCGCTGCGCTCCGTGCCCGGCCTggcagggacggaggagcctggcgaggtGCCTCAGACCCGCCTGCCCCTCACCTACCCCGGACCTGACG GGGATCCGATCCTGCAGCTGCTGGAGAGCCGGAAGGGTGACCGCGAGGCCCAGGCGTTTGTGCGGCTGCGGCGGCAGCGGGCCAAGCAGGCCTCCCAGCAGCCGGGGCGGTAGCGGTGGAGGCTCGGTGCCTGGGGGGGCAGTCTGGGTTCTCCTGCCACAGTGCAGCCCTCCCGCCTGGCCTAACACCCTAGAAGGGCCCTTTGGGTCTGGGGAGCCCCAGTGTGTGGGGGCTTCTGCTGCCAGAGCCGGGGCCCAGTGA
- the UNC13D gene encoding protein unc-13 homolog D isoform X2 → MATLFSRPQRRPPLLRQAIKIRRHRVRDLQDPRPPRAQEIEPSSHHLSPEERALLYEEALYTVLYRLGQPEPNHVRESSELLRYLQEAFRMDPEEHQQMLKCVQQLEKPVFCLKATVKQAKGILGKDVSGFSDPYCLLGIEQGMTVSGGSPGLRRRQKAVVRHTIPEEETHRTQVITQTLNPVWDETFILEFEDISNASFHLDMWDMDTVESVRQKLGELTDLHGLRRIFKEARKDKGQDDFLGNVVLRLQDLRCREDHWYPLEPCTDTYPDRGQCHLQFQFIHKRRATKASRSQPSYTVHLHLLQQLVSHEVTQHQAGSTSWDGLLSSQAATILFLHATQKDLSDFHRSLAQWLAYSRLYQTLEFPSSCLLFPITSIEYQWIQGRLKAEQLEELATSFSSLLAYGLSLIRRFRSVFPLSVPDSPARLQSLLRVLVQMCKMKAFGELCPDSPPLPSLVTEALRAGTVGWFHLKQQHHQPMVQGLLEMGKALLSLVQDIIGDLHQCQRTWNKIFHNVLKIDLFSMAFLELQWLVAKRVQDHIALVGSSVTPEVGESLFQLYISLKELYQLGPLPSERDGVLALEGFHRWFQPAIPSWLQKTYSEALARVQRAVQMDQLVPLGELTKHSTSAVDLSTCFAQISHTAQQLDWPDPEEAFMITVKFVEDTCRLALVYCSLIKARARELSAGQKDQGQAANMLCVVVNDMEQLRLVIGKLPAQLAWEALEQRVGAVLEQEQLRNTLHAQLQGALAGLGHEIRTGVRTLAEQLEAGIAKHIQKLVGIRESVLPEDAILPLMKFLEVKLCYMNTNLVQENFSSLLSLLWTHTLTVLAEVAASQRSCLLASSRLKFALQNLEICFYAEGCGLPPEALHTATFQALQRDLELQAASSRELVNRYFCCRLQQQAATTSEELGAVTVKASYSPSEQKLRVELLSASNLLPLDSNGSSDPFVQLTLEPRHEFPELAPRETQKHKKDLHPLFDETFEFLVPAEPCQKDGACLLLTVLDHDTLGTDDLEGEAFLPLRSVPGLAGTEEPGEVPQTRLPLTYPGPDGDPILQLLESRKGDREAQAFVRLRRQRAKQASQQPGR, encoded by the exons ATGGCTACCCTCTTCTCCCGGCCCCAGCGGCGCCCTCCCCTCTTGCGCCAGGCCATCAAGATAAGGCGCCACAGGGTCAGAGATCTGCAGGATCCCCGGCCCCCACGGGCTCAGGAG ATCGAGCCTTCATCCCACCACTTGTCGCCTGAGGAG CGGGCCCTGCTCTACGAGGAAGCTCTCTACACCGTCCTGTACCGGCTGGGGCAGCCCGAGCCCAACCATGTGAGGGAGTCCTCCGAGCTGCTGCGGTACCTGCAGGAG GCCTTCCGCATGGATCCCGAGGAACATCAGCAGATGCTAAAGTGTGTCCAGCAGCTCGAG AAACCAGTCTTTTGTCTGAAGGCAACGGTGAAACAAGCCAAGGGTATCCTGGGCAAGGATGTCAGCG ggttcAGTGACCCCTACTGCCTGCTGGGCATCGAGCAGGGGATGACGGTGTCCGGGGGTAGCCCGGGGCTCCGGCGCCGGCAGAAAGCTGTGGTGAGGCACACCATCCCCGAGGAGGAGACCCACCGCACCCAGGTCATCACCCAGACGCTCAACCCTGTCTGGGACGAGACCTTCATCCT AGAGTTTGAGGACATAAGCAACGCCAGCTTTCATCTGGACATGTG GGACATGGACACTGTGGAGTCTGTCAGACAGAAGCTTGGGGAGCTCACAGACCTGCATGGGCTGAGAAG GATATTTAAGGAGGCCCGGAAGGACAAAGGCCAGGACGACTTTCTGGGGAACGTGGTTCTCAGACTACAG GATCTGCGCTGCCGTGAGGATCACTGGTACCCCCTGGAGCCCTGCACAGACACCTACCCGGACCGCGGTCAGTGTCACCTCCAGTTCCAGTTTATCCACAAGCGG AGAGCCACCAAGGCCAGCCGCTCCCAGCCCAGCTACACGGTGCACCTCCACCTCCTGCAGCAGCTGGTGTCCCACGAGGTCACCCAGCACCAG GCCGGCAGCACCTCCTGGGATGGGTTGTTGAGCTCCCAGGCGGCCACCATCCTCTTCCTCCACGCCACGCAGAAGGACCTGTCGGACTTCCACCGGTCCCTGGC GCAGTGGCTGGCCTACAGCCGTCTCTACCAGACCCTGGAGTTCCCTAGCAGCTGCCTCCTGTTCCCCATCACCAGCATCGAATACCAGTGGATCCAGGGCCGACTCAAGGCCGAGCAG CTGGAGGAGCTGGCCACCTCGTTCAGCTCCCTGCTGGCCTATGGCCTCTCCCTCATCCGGAGGTTCCGGTCTGTCTTTCCCCTCTCGGTGCCTGACTCCCCAGCCCGGCTGCAGTCCCTCCTCAG GGTCTTGGTACAGATGTGCAAGATGAAGGCCTTTGGGGAACTGTGCCCGGACAGCCCCCCCCTGCCCAGCCTGGTGACCGAGGCGCTGCGG GCTGGCACCGTGGGATGGTTCCACCTGAAGCAGCAGCATCATCAGCCCATGGTGCAG GGGCTGCTGGAGATGGGCAAGGCCTTACTGAGCCTGGTACAGGACATCATTGGCGACCTGCACCAGTGTCAGCGCACATGGAACAAGATCTTCCATAA CGTGCTCAAGATCGACCTCTTCTCCATGGCTTTCCTGGAGTTGCAGTGGCTG GTGGCCAAGCGGGTGCAGGACCACATCGCGTTGGTGGGCAGCTCGGTGACCCCAGAGGTAGGCGAGAGCCTGTTCCAGCTCTACATCAGCCTCAAGGAGCTCTACCAGCTGGGCCCGCTCCCCTCGGAGAG GGATGGCGTCCTGGCCCTGGAAGGCTTCCACCGCTGGTTCCAGCCAGCCATCCCGTCCTGGCTGCAGAAAACCTACAGCGAGGCCCTGGCGCGCGTGCAGCGCGCGGTACAGATGGACCAG CTGGTGCCCCTGGGGGAGCTGACCAAGCACAGCACGTCGGCTGTGGATCTGTCCACCTGCTTCGCCCAGATCAGCCACACTGCCCAGCAGCTGGACTGGCCTGACCCGGAGGAGGCCTTCATGATCACTGTCAAGTTCGTGGAG GACACCTGTCGGCTGGCCCTGGTGTACTGCAGCCTTATAAAGGCCCGTGCCCGGGAGctctctgcaggccagaaggaccAAGGCCAGGCAGCCAACATG CTGTGCGTGGTGGTGAATGACATGGAGCAGCTGCGGCTGGTGATCGGCAAGCTGCCCGCCCAGCTGGCATGGGAGGCGCTGGAGCAGCGGGTGGGGGCTGTGCTGGAGCAGGAGCAGCTGCGGAACACCCTGCATGCCCAGCTGCAGGGCGCCCTGGCGGGGCTGGGCCACGAGATCCGCACCGGCGTCCGCACCTTGGCCGAGCAG CTGGAGGCGGGCATTGCCAAGCACATCCAGAAACTCGTGGGCATCAGGGAGTCCGTCCTGCCTGAAGAC GCCATTCTGCCCCTGATGAAGTTCCTGGAGGTGAAGCTCTGCTACATGAACACCAACTTGGTGCAGGAGAACTTCAGCAG CCTCCTGAGTCTGCTCTGGACACACACGCTCACGGTGCTGGCAGAAGTGGCTGCCTCCCAGCGGAGCTGCCTCCTGGCCTCTAGCAGGCTGAAGTTTGCACTACAG AACCTGGAGATCTGCTTTTACGCAGAGGGCTGTGGCCTGCCGCCCGAGGCCTTGCACACCGCCACCTTTCAG GCTCTGCAGAGGGACCTGGAGCTGCAGGCGGCCTCCAGTCGGGAGCTCGTCAACAGGTACTTCTGCTGCCGCCTCCAGCAGCAG GCAGCAACCACCTCCGAAGAGCTCGGGGCCGTCACCGTCAAAGCCTCCTACAGCCCCTCCGAGCAGAAGCTGCGTGTGGAGCTGCTCAGCGCCTCCAACCTGCTGCCCCTGGACTCCAATG GTTCCAGCGACCCCTTTGTCCAGCTGACCTTGGAACCCAGGCATGAGTTCCCTGAGCTGGCCCCCCGGGAGACCCAAAAGCACAAGAAGGACCTTCACCCACTGTTTGATGAGACCTTTGAATT CCTGGTGCCCGCTGAGCCGTGCCAGAAGGACGGGGCGTGCCTCCTGCTCACGGTGCTGGACCACGACACGCTGGGGACCGATGACCTGGAGGGGGAGGCCTTCCTGCCGCTGCGCTCCGTGCCCGGCCTggcagggacggaggagcctggcgaggtGCCTCAGACCCGCCTGCCCCTCACCTACCCCGGACCTGACG GGGATCCGATCCTGCAGCTGCTGGAGAGCCGGAAGGGTGACCGCGAGGCCCAGGCGTTTGTGCGGCTGCGGCGGCAGCGGGCCAAGCAGGCCTCCCAGCAGCCGGGGCGGTAG